From Lewinellaceae bacterium:
TTTTTGTAGTATGTTGTTGGATGGTTGCCCTTCGACAAGCTCAGGGTGAAATGGTTGGATGGTTACATTGTTGGATGGCTGCCAGGCCGCTTGGCGCCTCGCCTGGCGGGCAGGAATGGTTATTGGGCTGCTATGTTTTTTGCAGCAGATGGGGAGCAAATCAAAATTTTTAACCGGCTTGTAAAGACGGTCGCAAATCAAAAATCAAAAATCAAAAATCCCCCCCCTCCCCTGCCCCTCCAGCAAAAAAAAAATCAAACCAAATAGGGGTATCCCCCCGGCAGGAACATCCTTCAAGCAGAAAGCGAAACTGAACAATGGAAAACACAAAATACACGGATCTCATCGGCCGGCATCTTTCCGGCCACATCACAGCCGGCGAAAGAGCCGAGCTGATGGCCTGGGTGGAAGCCGACGGCGCCAACAGGGCCTTCTTCGATGAAATGATCCGGTTATGGCGTGTGTCCGGGGAGTACGAAGAAGAACCTTTTCCAACTGACGCCCAAAAAGCCTGGACGGCATTCGAACAAAAACTGGAGCAGCGCTTTCCCTTAAACGGCGGCGCCAGCCCGGAAAAGGCAGCGCCGGAGGCTAAGATCGCCAGGATGCGGCCCCTGCGGGTGGCCCTGCGATACGCGGCGGCTATCGTTTTGCTGCTGTCGGCAGGCTATTGGTTATTTATTGCGGAATCCGGCAGCGACAGCCAGGTGGCCATTATCCAGGCCGGGGCGGGCGAACAGCGCGAACTGGAATTGCCCGACGGCAGCACGGTAGTTCTGAACGAAAATTCGGAACTCGTTTATGCACAGGCCTTCAAAGAACGCCGGGTGAAGCTCTCGGGCGAAGCCTTTTTCCAGGTTGCCAAACTCAACGGTAAAAGTTTTACCATCGATGCGGAAGGCACTACGACGACCGTACTCGGCACTTCCTTCAACGTGCGGGCCTACCCCTCCGAAGAAAAAGTCGAGGTAAGCGTGAAAACAGGTATAGTGGCGCTGCAAAAAGCGAAAGACAACCAGCAGAAGGTCATCCTCGAAGCGGATCAGGCCGGCGCTTATGACAAACAAAAGGAGGTGGTGCAGAAAACCCTGATCTCCAACGCGGATGCCTGGAAGACCAGCCGCCTCGATTTCGACAGCATCCCCCTGAGCGCCGTGGTGGAAGCCCTGGAACGGTACTTTAATGCCGACATCGAAGTGGCGAACCCCCAACTGCTGAACTGTACCTTCAAAGGCCAGTTTCAAAAGCCTGAGCTGAAGGAGGTCCTCGACGCCCTGGCCTTTACCATGGTGCTGGAGGTAGAAAAGCAGAACGGCATATATCGGTTGAGCGGCGATGCCTCCGGATGTGATTGAAGACTGGTTCATGGGTTCATGGGGACATGGGGTCATGGGTTCATGGGGACATGGGGTCATTGTTGGGCAACCATGAAACCATCGAACAAGGAAACAATGAAAATAGCGCACCAATAATCATGAAAAACACCACACTGCTGTTCCTTTGCGGATTCCTCCTCGGGCTGGCCAACCTCCATGGCCAGGCGCTGGAGCAGCGCGTTACCCTGCGTTATGCCAACGAGCCGCTGGGCAATGTGCTGGCCGATATCAGCCGGGACTATCAGGTGCGCTTTTCTTACAGTCCCAACTTCATTCCGGTAAGCCGGCCGGTGAGCCTGAACATGGCCGATGAACCGCTCTCCGCTGCGCTGGATGAGATCGCCGGGCAGGTGCCGGTGGCCTACGCTGCGGTTGGAGGCCAGGTGCTGCTCAGGCCAGACAGAAGCAGCAAAGGCCAACTGGGCCAATTGCAGACCCTCAAAGGCAATGTCCGCCAAACCAGCCCCATATACCCCAACGAACCGAAAGTCGACCCAAAAGCCAAAGCAGAAAGAGAACGCCTGATGCGCCGGATGTATCCCATTGGCGATGCCGCTGAATCGAAAGTGATCGAAAGCGGCGGCGACAGCTACCGGGAAATCAACCTGGCGGCTATCTACAAGCCAGCTCCCGAAATACTCGAAGATAAAGCTGCTGCCCCAAAGAAGGCAGGCGATACCCGCCTGGCGCAGATTTCGCTCTTGCCCTTCGTAGGAACGAATGCCTTGCGCAGCAATGAGATTACCAATAAGTACTCTGTCAACTTGCTCTGGGGGACGAACGGCGGTGTCGACGGGATGGAAGTAGGGGGCTTTGTCAATACCGTAAAAAACGACGTGCACGGCGTACAGGTCGCCGGGTTGGGCAGCACAGTAGGCGGCAAGGTTTCCGGCACGCAGGTGTCCGGGCTGTTCAACATCATCGGCGATACGCTCACGGGGGTGCAGGCTTCGGGCCTGATCAACATTGCCGGCGATGCGCAGGCCGTGCAGGTTGCCGGCCTCTCCAACGTCGCCAACGGAGATTTTGCGGGGGTTCAGGCTGCCGGGCTGTTCAACGTATCGGCCGGCGATGCCGATGGCCTGCAGGTCGCCGGGTTGTTCAATTACTGCCATGGCAAAACGAAAACCCAGTGCTCTTCATTGTTCAACATTGCCGGCGATGTTCAGGTGGGGCAGGCCAGCGCCCTGTTTAATGTCGGCAAAAAAGTCGGCGGCTTTCAGATCGGGCTGGTCAATGTGGCGGATACGGTCAGCGGCGTGCCGGTTGGCTTGCTCAACATCATCAAAAACGGGTACAACCGCTTTGAAATATCGGCCAATGACGCCCTCTACGCCAACGCTGCCCTGAAGCTGGGCGCCTACCGCTTTTACAACATCATCCACCTGGGCGCCCGCTGGGATAGAATGAAAAGCGCCGGCGCGGCTACGGGAATGAGCTGGGGGCTGGGCTACGGCCTGGGCACCGCCCTGCGCTTCAACCCGCGCCTGCTGCTCAATATAGAAGCGGTGGCCATCCACATCAACGAAATGGAGCGCTGGACCAGCGAGCTGAACCTGCTCAACCAACTGCGTTTCGTTCTGGATTACCACAAGGAAGGCCAACGGACGAGCTTCTTCGCCGGCCCGGTGGCCAACGTCCTGGTTTCCAAATTATTCGATCCCGAAACGGGAACAGTGGGGTCAACCGCAATCGACCCCTCTTATACCCTGCTGAACCATACCAAAGGCGACACCAACGTGAAGTTGTGGATCGGCCTGCAGGCCGGCGTCCGGTTCTAGGGAGAACACCCAAATCAATGCCGTCAATTTGATGGGCGTGATGTCGACTGGCGACTCCTGTATGCCCCCACTTTGAAGCTCGCCTGTCGACTATCACGAATCCCGCGGCGAGCTTATGTTGACGACATTCAACACCCAGATGGTTATTAAACGAGCTGTCCGGAAGGTGTACAGCCTTCCAGATGGATGCTTACGCCATAAAAGGAAAACAATCTACCTAATCATTCTAAAAAGAAGAAAACATGAAAAGGCTATTCTTTGCTTTGGTATTGGCCTGCCTCACCCTGGCTGTCGACGCACAACATGAAACCATTTTCAACAACGCCCGGGTCGTGGGCGGCTTCGGCGCCCCCATTGTGGAAATGGGATTGGGCAATGAAATGACTACGGCTGTAGGCGGCGGCGGCGCCGTTGTGATCGACAATTTCTTCATCGGGGGGTACGGCGTCGGCAGCGTGGATTTCAACGCCCTGATCGAGGACGAAGAAATTCAGCAGATCGACCTGGGGCACGGCGGGTTCTGGCTGGGCTATACCCTGGCCCCGCATAAGATCGTACACCTTTACACCAGCGCCCGCATCGGGTGGGGCGGCGTCGGGATCGACGTGACGAACAATTCCAATTTCCCCCGGGATGTGGACAACGTATTTGTCTTCACCCCCGAACTGGGGCTGGAACTCAACGTCGCCAAGTGGTTCCGCGTTGCCGGCACCGTCGGCTACCGCTACGTCGATGGCGTCAACGAAAAACTGGGATACTACAAACAGGACGACTTCAACGGCGCCCTCGCCAACCTGACTTTCCGCTTCGGCTGGTTTGGCTGGCGCAGGGGGTGAGGTGTATCCGTGTAACCGTGTAACCGTGTAACCGTGTAACCGTGTAACCGTGTATCCGTGTATCCGTGTAACCGTGTAACCGTGTAACCGTGTAACCGTGTAACCGTGTAACCGTGTAACCGTGTAACCGTGTATCCGTGTATCCGTGTAACCAAAAAACAATCTCATTATGAAACAGCTTCAATGGATGTTATTTGCATCAGTAATAACCCTGACTGCCAGCAGTTGCTTTGTCAACATCAACGATGAAGACGGCTTCTTTGGCAGTTGCATTGATGGGGCGGGCCCCATCGTTACCCGGGAGCTGACCGTAGCTCCTTTTGAAGGCATCGAGCTGCCCATCTCCGGGGATGTGTTCCTCACGCAGGGCCCCGAGCAGAAAGTTATCGTCGAAGGAAAGGACAACATCATCGACGAGATAGAACTGGATGTGCAGAACGGTATATGGAAGATCGAATTCAACCGCTGTGTCCGCGATATCGACCTCCTGCGCGTCTTCATCACCGTACCCGACCTGACCAGGATTCGCGTTTCCGGTTCCGGGGATGTGGTCAGCGAAAATACCTTTGTCATCCAGGACCTGGAGATCGACATTCCCGGATCGGGCAATGTAGACCTTTCCCTCGACGCCGATGACCTCGATATCGATATTCCAGGCTCCGGCCGCCTCACTCTCGAGGGGCTTGCCGATGAGACGAAATACCGCATTTCCGGCTCCGGCGACGTGCACGCCTTCAACCTGGAATGCCGCGTAGCAGATATTTCTGTCCCTGGCTCCGGCGACCTGGAGGTGTTTGTCACCGAACTCCTCAAGGTGCGCATCAGCGGCTCCGGCGATGTCTTCTACCGGGGCGACCCTGCGCTGGACATCAGCATCAGCGGCTCCGGCGATGTGATCGACGCAAACTGATAAACTTTATAGTTCTACTTTGGCACTTTAAAAGGAGCGCGGACCTCCAGGTCCGCGAAAACCTGCTTTAGGCAGGTTTTAGGCAAGAAGATGCCTTTTAAAAGGCTGCCTCAGGCAGCCTATCGCGGACCTGGAGGTCCGCGCTCCAGGTTTCCAGGCAACTTAAACGATAAAGTGCCAAAATAGTATTAGGGTGTTTCTTTTGAGAGTGCGTTCCGGAGAGCCCTGCTTTTGGCAGGGCTTTCTTTGGTTTTTTTTGAAACTTTTTGCCGCCGGGATAGGGCCGGGGTGTGGCAAAAAGTTTCGGCCCGCGGCTTTTACTGCGGGTCGTCCATTTGGAAGAATTGAACCAGTTTGTCGATAGAAACGGACAACCCTCCTGGGGATTGGGCTAAGTTCATCAATGCATCTTTTATGAACTCCATCTGCGCCACTTCGCTGTTCTTAAATTTATAAGATCCGCCTAATTTCCATGCGCGCCGGTAAACTCTTTTCACCTCGTCAATGATCCCATCTTGATCCGCTGTTTCCCGGCTGAACAACAATTTGCACTGGTTGATGTTGACGATCTGGATCAGGTCCCAGAACTCTTTTTTGTCCACGGCGGCGGCATTCAATTCAGCCAGCAGGTTGTCGATGAAATCCTCTACAGGTTGGCCGAGTATTTTTTCAGCTTTTTGCATTCTAGCCTCGTCGCCGAGGATTTTTTCAGCGATGATCCAGTTGGTCAGTTGATAAATCCGTTGGTCGCGCAGGGTTTTGTTGTTGAGCAAAAGGCCGTCCCGGTAGCTGTCGGCCATTTTTTCTATGGCGCTCCTTTTGGCGCCCGGGGTTTCGGAGATCAGCGCCTTTCTTTTGTAGGCGCTGCCCAGCAGGCTGTATCGTTCGGGGGTGCGCCCCAGCCCGATGAGGTGCTGGAGCTCTTCGATGATGGCATCCATTTCCGGGAGGATTTCCTGCGGCGCCTTTTTCTTCTTCATGGCAACCAGGTGGCGGCCCCTGAGGTTGCACCATTGCTCAATGGCCTTTACGGAGTAAACCGCCATGTTCTCTTCATGCAGCGACCGATATTTTTCTATCGCCGTTTCAAACTCCTCGATTTCGGCGTAGGCGATGGCTTCCATTTCGGTGATCCTGGCATTTCTCAGCCCGGATTCCCCGATCTTGCGGGTGATGTCTTCCAACCGTTCCGAAAGCTTACTGTTTCGCGTTTTGGCAAAACGGGTGTCGTTGATAAAATTTTCCAGGTCGATCAGGATTTCTTTATCCATCACGTAGGGCGTATCGGCCCCATGGCCCTTTTTCTTTTTCACCAGTTGGTAGAAGGGGTCTCCATAACACTGATAAGCGCCCCAGGTATTGGTGCGCGGGAATTTGCGGTAGCAAGCCGCCCGGGCATCTTTCACGGCGTCCCCGAAGTGGGCGCCATCCAGCATGCGGGTGTAGAATTCCTGAGCAAAGAGCGCCGCCGCCTCATCATCCACCGCCCAGCCGGCGACGACGACGGCCTTCACCCCGTTCTCGATGAACTGGGTGCCTATATTGGCGGCGAGCCGGTATTTATTCCTGAAATATTGTTCCTTGGAAGGGGCCACCTCGCCTAAATAGCAGCAATTGACAAAAACCAGCTCCGGCGTAGTGCTGATCTGGTCGATCTCTGCGGCAGTGAGCACGACGTTGTCGGAAAGCAGTATTCCCGTCTTTTTTTCCGGGCCGTAGCCGGCGACGCCGTGGCTGGCAATGTGGATGACCTTGTACTCGTCGTATAGGCGGGCAATGATCTCCTGGAAAGGCCGGTTGACCTGGAGGGTCGTAGTGAAATCGTTTTTTTTCAGCAATTCACCGACCGCCTGTGCCTCCTCTCTCGCCTTGGGCAGTTGTTCGATGCCCAGGTTGGAAGAAAGAACGGGGTCGCCGATGATCAGTGCCTTGTTCTCATTGACCGGCGTGATCCTCCTCCGGTCATCGGAGGTAGACAATTGACGGATCATGCCGGTGGAAACGCAGATCGGCAGGCCCATTTTTTTATCGTAATGCAGGAGCTCCCAGGGATACCAGGCCATGGGCTTGTCCAGGATCAGCAGGATGTTTTGCTGGTCCCGGAACGCAATTTTGAAGTCATTCGGAACCAGCAGCTCAAAAATGGCCTTTGCCAGCTCCTGGTCCCAGGCGCTTTCACGGATGTTGCCGGCCAGAAGCTCTTCGAGGATAGCCGGGTCGATGAACAGGGTGCGCACTTCGATTCTGGCCCTCCCGGAAGAGGCGCTGTAGTGGATGCAGGCCTGCCCGCTGTCCGGGTGGGTTTGCAGGCTGGCGGTGATCCGCTTCCACCATTCCCTTCCGTCCTCGATGGGGAGGAATGCCCGCTTGCCCTCCACTTCCTTTACCGGGCGGGACAGGCTGATGTTGTATACGTTATTGTCGCGCTCGACTTTATCGAGGAGGAAAAAGGCATTCAGGGCCTTATCTCGGTACAATTCCATGAATTCGACTTCCGCGATGAGGGGTATTCCCGTTCCCAGGCTCCGGGTTTTTTGGTTGGCGTTGACAACGCCTTCCAGGATGGCGTTGATGGCGTTGGATAAAGAGAGGTTGGCGTATCCGCTGCCCACCAGCAGCGTGGAAATGCCGGTATCCTGGCCGTTGAGGAGGCCCGGGCCATCCCGGAGCCGCAACAGGTACTCCAGGCACCCCAGTTCAACGGATTTGCTCAGCAAAAAAGGAGTCAGGTTTTCCGGTTCCCCCAGGCCGATGATGATGGCGCCCTGGCCGTGTTGCTCATCGGGCAATATGGCGAGGTTGGTGCCGATCGGGCCGGGATACAGCCCGACGCGCTCCCTTTCCGAGAGTTTGTTGCCGAGCAGGAAATCCATATCCCCTTCCGCGCTGACGATCCCGTCGCCTTTGAAGTGGCCGATGATGACCGGGTGCCGGGCGTACTTCAAATGGCCGTTTTTAACCACCACTCTCAAGGGGGGGAGGGCAGAGTCTTTCTCCTCTTCCTGGTTGTGTTCCGCAGGGGTGGTTATGCCCCGGCTTATCCGCTGTTTGCCCTTCGGTTTTGAAACAGGTTTTTCAGGAGGAGTTTTTTTTGAGGATTTGTTGTCCATGGCCCGGCCTTTTTGTTCCGTCTCCGCAATATAAGATAAGTTGATGAATTTTGAAGGTGTTTGAATTTAGCCCTTTGGGCTGCAAAGGGGGGGGGAGCCCGCCGATACTTTTTGCCGGCAAGGGAAGGCCATGGGGCAAAAAGCATCGGCAAAACTTACGGCCCCACCCGTTTTAGTACAATGATCTCCGCTTCCGGGTTGGCGCTATCCTGCTGAACCTCAATGGGCAGTTCTTTCACCACTCCATCCGGTTCCTCCAGAGACGGCGATTTGAAAGGATAGGGGAAGGCCAGCCAGAAGTAAGCGGCCAGGGCCAGGGCCATAGGGCTGAAGATGGCAGCTTTCCAGCCTATCGGGATGCGCACGATGGCGGTGAGCAAGCCCAGGCTGGAGGGGGACCGTTCCACTTCCCAGAGGACTTCGAGCAGCGCCAGGTGCACCTTGTTGCGGGCCTGGTGGAATTCTCCTTTGCGCATGATACCCTGGCGGAACAGCTTCCGGAGCCGGGCCAGCAGGAAGAGATACTTTTTCAGCTCCCGGGTAATTTCCGGCCTGGGAGATAAAATACTGATCTCGCTAATGGCGGCCTCGAGCTGGCCAGCGGCCAACTGGTCTTTGATGTGGCTGAATACTAGCTCTTTCGTTGTCATGCATTTAAGTTTTTTGAGTCGGGTAATCATTCATTCGATTGACAGGACAAAGGTACGCGGCAACGGAAGGGCAAACATCCCCCGAAAGTGGGGTTTTGGGAATATCCCCCTTTTGGGGGATAATTAACTAACTAACGAGGGGTGGGCATTATGGCGAAATAGAACACGTTCCATAATTTCATTATGCCCACCCCTCAACTAACTAACCCACCAACCCAAACTCGAAAGCCGCTTTAACCAGCCCCGCCGTATTTTTAGCATTGAGCTTGCGCAGCAGGCTCTTGCGGTGGGAGATGGCC
This genomic window contains:
- a CDS encoding CHAT domain-containing protein, encoding MDNKSSKKTPPEKPVSKPKGKQRISRGITTPAEHNQEEEKDSALPPLRVVVKNGHLKYARHPVIIGHFKGDGIVSAEGDMDFLLGNKLSERERVGLYPGPIGTNLAILPDEQHGQGAIIIGLGEPENLTPFLLSKSVELGCLEYLLRLRDGPGLLNGQDTGISTLLVGSGYANLSLSNAINAILEGVVNANQKTRSLGTGIPLIAEVEFMELYRDKALNAFFLLDKVERDNNVYNISLSRPVKEVEGKRAFLPIEDGREWWKRITASLQTHPDSGQACIHYSASSGRARIEVRTLFIDPAILEELLAGNIRESAWDQELAKAIFELLVPNDFKIAFRDQQNILLILDKPMAWYPWELLHYDKKMGLPICVSTGMIRQLSTSDDRRRITPVNENKALIIGDPVLSSNLGIEQLPKAREEAQAVGELLKKNDFTTTLQVNRPFQEIIARLYDEYKVIHIASHGVAGYGPEKKTGILLSDNVVLTAAEIDQISTTPELVFVNCCYLGEVAPSKEQYFRNKYRLAANIGTQFIENGVKAVVVAGWAVDDEAAALFAQEFYTRMLDGAHFGDAVKDARAACYRKFPRTNTWGAYQCYGDPFYQLVKKKKGHGADTPYVMDKEILIDLENFINDTRFAKTRNSKLSERLEDITRKIGESGLRNARITEMEAIAYAEIEEFETAIEKYRSLHEENMAVYSVKAIEQWCNLRGRHLVAMKKKKAPQEILPEMDAIIEELQHLIGLGRTPERYSLLGSAYKRKALISETPGAKRSAIEKMADSYRDGLLLNNKTLRDQRIYQLTNWIIAEKILGDEARMQKAEKILGQPVEDFIDNLLAELNAAAVDKKEFWDLIQIVNINQCKLLFSRETADQDGIIDEVKRVYRRAWKLGGSYKFKNSEVAQMEFIKDALMNLAQSPGGLSVSIDKLVQFFQMDDPQ
- a CDS encoding DUF2807 domain-containing protein, which translates into the protein MKQLQWMLFASVITLTASSCFVNINDEDGFFGSCIDGAGPIVTRELTVAPFEGIELPISGDVFLTQGPEQKVIVEGKDNIIDEIELDVQNGIWKIEFNRCVRDIDLLRVFITVPDLTRIRVSGSGDVVSENTFVIQDLEIDIPGSGNVDLSLDADDLDIDIPGSGRLTLEGLADETKYRISGSGDVHAFNLECRVADISVPGSGDLEVFVTELLKVRISGSGDVFYRGDPALDISISGSGDVIDAN
- a CDS encoding FecR domain-containing protein, with protein sequence MENTKYTDLIGRHLSGHITAGERAELMAWVEADGANRAFFDEMIRLWRVSGEYEEEPFPTDAQKAWTAFEQKLEQRFPLNGGASPEKAAPEAKIARMRPLRVALRYAAAIVLLLSAGYWLFIAESGSDSQVAIIQAGAGEQRELELPDGSTVVLNENSELVYAQAFKERRVKLSGEAFFQVAKLNGKSFTIDAEGTTTTVLGTSFNVRAYPSEEKVEVSVKTGIVALQKAKDNQQKVILEADQAGAYDKQKEVVQKTLISNADAWKTSRLDFDSIPLSAVVEALERYFNADIEVANPQLLNCTFKGQFQKPELKEVLDALAFTMVLEVEKQNGIYRLSGDASGCD